Proteins encoded together in one Xenopus laevis strain J_2021 chromosome 6L, Xenopus_laevis_v10.1, whole genome shotgun sequence window:
- the LOC121394708 gene encoding uncharacterized protein LOC121394708 — protein sequence MGTKRGGIRVFSRIQDGTQKRFFHKVCGQGDRVKQRNSPGVLEAVVRVKGNRVGLSSRKTHRFLFETFFSKKGIRRIKTGAGYEKTEQIPASEKIQDGILNVNHASHFKRRLADEHRFKRCVFSCSNRTDAQKVSKIRNRRCACSIQVSSVWSSPIPEGVYKDIGYSHSGIKKGGLGGVSLPRRHPGGSKIKGRSRDSDCQSKGIFARSRLDSKPGKEQFNSRSDPTIFRGFVSNRQKFSQSSLGASSKGGRLDKRFQEKKDSVRASLSESAGIHVGNYTDSEMGKMALKTLTGVSSKKCKAASSTFTEEAVRTTGGKEDPVMVVQTEESGKRNAVGRTRVGDINHRCVKHGMGSPHRRRSGSGHLERRKCAVKSTGVESDKRSPHIFFTPTERKTSKGYVGQYHSSSLFSKAGGHQKRVLAKGSRTTISVGRRLARRVDRGPPSREGKLEGRLPQSDNVGPRGMEPARLDFRRHSEKVGASRDRCDGIPTKPEVSPVLFKVSLQRGRGGGRPESKLVTRQNLCVSTMPVNLESLEKNKERQSRSHCGNPFLAQKAMVSSSSKAGHREAHADSELSRLADAEINPDPKAQSSSLDGLAVERGKLTQLFQKEEVIDFLLKSRKPSTSQQYYRVWEKFVEFATERKEDPLSPSAPMLVEFLFSGYKKRLHCSTLRGQVSAISALTGKNWAERPLVKRFFNALVRVRPTKRSCLPFVLKTLSESPFEPLEKASVWNMTLKVILLVAVTSACRVGELAALSVSEPHTVIFEDRVVLKPAFGFLPKVMSKFHMDLEVILPAFFPDPRSAEEKMWHTLDLVRAVKIYMERTKAWRRSEHLFIIPNGYRKGQAPTKRTISSWIVAAIAKAYNVAGRGVPKGLKAHSTRALASSWAAQARESPESICKSARWSSLNTFVKHYKLDVLSSQEAKFGRKVLQSVMSSTN from the coding sequence ATGGGTACGAAACGTGGTGGAATCAGGGTTTTTTCTAGAATTCAAGACGGTACCCAGAAGAGATTTTTTCATAAGGTCTGTGGTCAAGGAGACCGAGTCAAGCAAAGAAATAGCCCAGGAGTACTTGAAGCAGTTGTTCGAGTCAAGGGCAATAGAGTTGGTCTCTCCTCAAGAAAGACACACAGGTTTTTATTCGAaactttttttagtaaaaaaggcATCAGGCGCATTAAGACCGGTGCTGGATATGAGAAAACTGAACAGATTCCTGCAAGTGAGAAAATTCAGGATGGAATCCTTAATGTCAATCATGCAAGTCATTTCAAGAGGAGATTGGCTGACGAGCATAGATTTAAAAGATGCGTATTTTCATGTTCCAATCGCACAGATGCACAGAAAGTATCTAAGATTCGCAATAGACGATGTGCATGTTCAATTCAAGTGTCTTCCGTTTGGTCTAGCCCAATCCCCGAGGGTGTTTACAAAGATATTGGTTACTCTCATAGCGGAATTAAGAAAGGAGGGCTTGGCGGTGTATCACTACCTAGACGACATCCTGGTGGTAGCAAGATCAAAGGCAGAAGCAGAGATTCAGACTGCCAGAGTAAAGGAATTTTTGCTAGATCACGGTTGGATAGTAAACCTGGAAAAGAGCAGTTTAATTCCCGCTCAGACCCTACAATATTTAGGGGCTTTGTTTCAAACAGACAGAAATTTAGTCAGTCTTCCCTTGGAGCGTCAAGTAAAGGTGGTCGACTTGATAAAAGATTTCAGGAAAAGAAAGACAGTGTCCGTGCATCATTGTCTGAAAGTGCTGGGATCCATGTCGGCAACTATACAGATAGTGAGATGGGCAAGATGGCACTTAAGACCCTTACAGGTGTTTCTTCTAAGAAATGTAAGGCAGCCTCATCTACATTTACAGAGGAGGCTGTTCGTACCACAGGAGGTAAAGAAGACCCTGTTATGGTGGTGCAGACGGAAGAATCTGGCAAGAGGAATGCCGTTGGAAGAACCAGAGTGGGTGATATTAACCACAGATGCGTCAAGCATGGGATGGGGAGCCCACATAGGCGAAGAAGTGGTTCAGGGCACTTGGAAAGGAGAAAATGTGCCGTCAAATCTACTGGAGTTGAGAGCGATAAGAGAAGCCCTCACATATTTTTCACACCTACTGAAAGGAAGACAAGTAAAGGTTATGTCGGACAATACCACAGCAGTAGCTTATTTAGCAAAGCAGGGGGGCACCAGAAGCGTGTCCTTGCTAAAGGAAGTAGAACCACTATTTCAGTGGGCAGAAGGTTGGCTAGAAGGGTTGACCGCGGTCCACCTTCCAGGGAAGGAAAATTGGAAGGCCGACTTCCTCAGTCGGACAATGTTGGACCCAGGGGAATGGAGCCTGCACGATTGGATTTTCGAAGACATAGTGAGAAAGTGGGGGCGTCCAGAGATAGATGTGATGGCATCCCCACAAAACCGGAAGTGTCACCGGTTCTTTTCAAGGTTTCCCTGCAAAGAGGCAGAGGCGGTGGACGGCCTGAGTCAAAGTTGGTCACAAGGCAAAATTTATGTGTTTCCACCATGCCCGTTAATTTGGAGAGTCttgaaaaaaataaggaaagacaGAGCAGAAGCCATTGCGGTAATCCCTTTCTGGCCCAGAAGGCCATGGTTTCCTCTTCttcaaaagctggccatagagaaGCCCATGcagattcagagctttccaggTTGGCTGACGCAGAGATCAATCCAGATCCAAAGGCACAATCATCTAGCCTTGATGGCTTGGCGGTTGAGAGGGGAAAGTTAACACAGTTGTTTCAGAAGGAAGAAGTCATAGACTTTCTGTTGAAGTCAAGGAAACCAAGCACTTCCCAGCAATACTATAGAGTATGGGAGAAGTTTGTGGAATTTGctacagagagaaaagaagacCCTTTGTCTCCATCAGCTCCAATGCTGGTAGAATTTTTGTTTTCGGGGTATAAGAAGAGGTTGCATTGTAGCACACTGAGGGGTCAGGTGTCTGCAATTTCGGCATTAACAGGGAAGAATTGGGCAGAGAGACCGCTGGTGAAAAGATTCTTTAATGCCCTAGTAAGGGTAAGACCAACGAAAAGAAGTTGTCTTCCCTTCGTCCTGAAGACCTTGTCTGAGTCTCCATTTGAACCATTGGAGAAGGCCTCCGTTTGGAATATGACGCTAAAAGTGATTCTTTTAGTGGCTGTTACATCAGCCTGTAGAGTGGGAGAGTTGGCAGCTCTGTCAGTTTCGGAGCCACATACAGTGATATTTGAAGATCGAGTTGTGTTGAAACCAGCATTCGGGTTCCTTCCAAAGGTCATGTCCAAGTTCCATATGGACTTAGAGGTTATTCTGCCTGCTTTCTTTCCAGACCCAAGATCTGCAGAGGAAAAGATGTGGCACACCCTGGATTTAGTAAGGGCTGTGAAGATTTATATGGAAAGAACAAAAGCATGGAGGAGATCAGAGCATTTGTTCATAATACCTAACGGGTATAGGAAAGGTCAAGCCCCAACGAAGAGAACTATTAGTTCCTGGATCGTGGCGGCCATAGCAAAGGCATACAACGTGGCAGGAAGAGGAGTACCTAAAGGGTTGAAGGCTCATTCTACCAGGGCATTGGCAAGTTCCTGGGCGGCGCAAGCCAGGGAGTCGCCAGAGAGTATCTGCAAGTCGGCAAGATGGTcgtctttaaatacatttgttaaacattaCAAATTGGATGTATTGTCTTCCCAGGAAGCTAAATTTGGGAGGAAAGTTTTACAGTCTGTAATGTCTTCCACAAATTAA